In the Catenovulum adriaticum genome, GGTTTACTACTTAGCCATAACCAGATGAGATCCGCTGGGATATTTTGGTACCTTGTGGTTAATAAATAGCGAATTTGAATATGATTTTGCTGCGCGATATGTTGAAGTAATTGCTTGGCAGGCGCCGACAAAGGACGCATCACTAAACTTGAAAATAGTCCTGTGTTGGTTTCAGCCGTTGTGCTGCTTCTAGCCAAATTAAACTGATTTTTAAGCCAAAATTTAAATAAATTGGCGCTGGTCGCAAAACTACTAGCAAGGTAATCTATGTTTTGTATTGTTGCTTGCTGGTAAAGCCAATTTAATAACTGACTGCCGTGCCCTTGCTGCTGGCATTGAGGGTCTACTGCAATTCTGACGATTCGCCAACCAGCTAATTTTGCAAATTCATCATAGCCAGTTTGGGCGGCAATTAATTGAGGTGTTAAATGGCCATTCGGGCGTCTTTTTCCTTGTTGGCATTCACTCGCTAATGTAGCTGGAAGCGGGCCTTCAATTGATATTAAACATACGCCAATTATTTGTTGGGCTTGATTTTGCATTATACAAACTTGCATATCAGGGCTGTCTAATAAATAACGCAAATCTGATGGCGTAGTACGGTAGTGGGCTTGGATCAATAATCCAAATACAGCTTGTAACTTGTGTTCATGCTGAAGAAGCTCAGTTTTGGATAACCAAGTGATTGAATCCTGAGCGCTTGCAGAGATTAAATTGGGCTCAGCATTTAATAAAAATACACGATTTAACCAATTTTCTAGCGGATCTCCTACTGCCCAACGAATGGGCTTTTCTAAGCTAAATTGGGCAAGGGTATATTGTTTAAGTTTGAGTTGATTAATAAATTTTTTGCTAAATCCTTTGCCTGAACCTTCGTATCCATGCTCGGTTGTGGCGTAAACAATAAAGGGATATATTTGTGCCAATTGTTTTAAAATTTGAGCTGGCAAAGCTGCGGCTTCATCAATAATTAAGACATCATAAACTGGCTTATTTTGTAAAAGCGCATCGGGCGCATTAAAATCAAGCTCGATATTTTTTGGGTCGACTTGTGCTGATATTAAGCTTTTCTTAAACCAAGCTTGGCAAGTTAACGTGCAGTTTTTTGCTGGGGCGGTAATGCAAATAGAGCTTAGGGGCGAGGTTTGACGTATTTTTGCAGCAATAGTACCTAGAGTCGCTGATTTACCTCTGCCTCGCTCAGCCGTAATAATATAATGCCCAGCGTTTTTTTGACTAACCTGGTCGATAATTTCTATTTGGGCAGGTGTTAAATGCGTTATTTTTTGCCAGTTTTTAGAAGGTTGAGTTGGAACGTTAAGCCATTGTGGTGTTAATTGGGTTTGCGCAGATTGTGAAACAAAGTAAGCTTGTTTACTGGCTTTTGTTAATGTTATTAAGCGCTGAATAAATAGCGAGTAGTGAGGTTTATTTTGAGCTTGCCAAGGCATAAACCGGGCAATATCTGGATCATCAATTAAAATATCTTGAGATAGGGTTAATACTAAAACGCCACCCGCCTTAATACTGCCAGCTAATGCACAAATAGCATCTGGATTTAACCCTACTTGGCTGTCTATCCAAATATAGTCAAACTCTTGCCCGAGCCATTGCTGATAATGTTTTATTCCTGCTTGAGTTTGGTTGTTGGTGTGAGTAAAAATTAAACCGTTATTGCCATTAGCCGCTTGACATAATTGAGTCGCTTGTTCCGTTCTCCAAGCATGATCGCCTTGAATTATAACAACACAGCGCCAGCCAGCTTGCTTAAATGCAGTAAATGGAAATAAGGTTAAATTTGACATCAGTTTATCGTTTTTATGCTTTAGTGCATTGTAACAATAATTGCTGCGCTTATCATTTTTTTGCAATGTGAACGGCGACTTAGCGTGAAACAATTTACGGTAAATTTAAGCTATTTTAAAGCTGTCATACTTTTTGGACTTGATTAATAATTGGTTCAGCGATTGTTTTATATGGGCAAAATTAGGTTCGGTTAAACTAAAGCGGCTATTAAATTTAATTTTTTCAGTTGTTAGCTGCGCGGTTTGGATTTGTAAATGCACATCTAAATAATCGATAAATGTTTCAAAGCAAAAAGTAACGGACAAGTCATCGGGTAAGTCGGGGTTTGTCGTATTGTTATATTTAAATTTTTGGATGTAATTTAAAGTTGCTTGTTTATGCAATTTATTTTGGTTAACCCAGCATAGTGTTTGTGTAAAGCCGAGTTGAGTTAGTGCATTTAAAAAGTAAGTCCCTAGTTGGGTATGACGTATAATGAGTGGATAAGTTTGCGTGTACACTTCGCCTGTAGCGGTAAAGAAAACAATATCTAGATTAATTTTATTCGCTGAATTAGAAACAGGGCAATTTAGTGGTAACTCAATGAGATAAAAATTCTGACAATGTTGTTTAGGTTGCAACAGTAGGTTTTTTGCCAAAGTGGGTTGAGTAATCAGTACTTTGCTTTGTTCATAAGTTTGTGCTAATTCGTTAAACTGGCAAGTAATGCGAGCTTGGATTGTTTGAATATACTCTTCGTGTTGCCCACCTTGGGTATATAAGGTTAAGCCTATTGACTGACCAGGGGCGTATTGTGATTGCTCTAACTTGGCGTTAAAAAACGTTTTAGGTTGGCTGAGTTGCTCGATCCATTTTAATAAAGGCATGACCGCTTTCCTTGCTGGTGATGAGTTACCTATTTATTAGAGTAGCAAATTGGCAGTTATCCGCAAGAGGTTGTAGGGCTGATTATTAAAGGTCAGATCTGTATCTCAAAACGTAACAATACGCTTTGAGATAATTAAATGTTTGAAAGTGGAAAATATTATATGCCAAGTTCATCTAATAGGCTGGCATCAAACCCATCATCTGGTTTTTCATCTTTCTTATCTTTTTTAGCTTGCTCGGATGCACCGCGAATAATGTCATCCGGATCATAATCTTCTGGTACAAAATCATGTAATTTAATAAATTCAGTTCTATCCATAGCTAATTCAAGGTAAAAAATATTGCCGTTTTGAGTGGTGAATGTCACACGTCTGGCTTGAGGTCTGTCTAAATTAGTATCAATAGAGATAATCAGCTGTTTATTTACGGTTAACATTTTTGGTTGGCTTTGAGTTATTGAAGTTTGCAACTCTTTGCCAACTAAACTGGTGAAGTCCCCTAAAATCTGATTCAGTAATTCACCCATCACATTACCTACATCATCAGAAGTGTGGCGTGTTGAAAGTTCAGGGAGCGGAATGCCCATATTTGTCATATAGCTTTGGTAAATTTCAATTGCAGCGGCAGCGCTAAAATTAACCACGACTAAACCTGAAAAGCCGCCATCAAATAAAACAAAAGAACCAATATCAGGCTTTAAACTGGTTTTACTTATTTTTTGTACCAGCGCAGAGTAAGTTACCATATTGGCGTTAGCATTTGCTAAAACATCTGTAACTGACTTACAAAGCATCACTAAAATGTCATCAGTGGTGATAACCGTGGTTTTATTATTAGACTTTATTGCTGGTTTATTCATATTGTTTTCCTGAAAATGCAGATAGCGTCACAAGTTGGTTTAGGCACTAGGTTGGTATAAGGTAGGCGCTTAGTGTTTGAAAGGCAAGTAAAATTGAAGATTTGCGAGTGTATTTAAAGTGTTAATACCATGACTCCCTTAGCTTAAAGCTAAGGGAGATTAATTGTTAAATTTTAATCTTTAACTTATTTGTGAACTAAGTTAGTTAACCAGACACTTTGATAAGGTGCTAAAGTTAAATCACTATGTAAATCCTCAATACTTTTTTCATTTATCAAATCAAACCAGTTAGCAGTATCAATTAAGTTAATATCTGTCATCGCGATGGTTTGGGTTTGATCGCTAATATTATAAATACAAAAGATACTTTGTTGTCGATTTTGGCTTTGTCGCCAAAAACCAACCAGTTTTTCACCTAATTGTAGAGTAAATTGCACTGCATTAGGGTGAAATGCCGGCTGCTTGGTACGTTTATCAATTAGACTTTTTATTCGCTTAAACACCTTATGGTGGGCGCTATATGGATTTTCTAGCTCGCTCTCAAGCTGCTCGACAGACCATTGATGGCGATTGATACTGCGGTTGTGGCTGGTATTTTTAACTCGGTCATAATCATTGTTAGTGCCAAATAAACTATGGATATAAATGCCAGGAATACCTTCAAGCGCAAGCATAATGGCATGAGCGCATATAAAACGGTCGATTTGGTATTTATCTGGTCCTTTAAAAGTGCCTTGCAATGCATCAAATAGACTAATATTTAGTTCATAAGGTTTTTGTATCCCGTTCGCGTTACGCCACGATACTCGGCCACCAAATTGGGTGATGGTATTAACCAAGGTTGCTAATTCATCGTCATTAAGTAAACCTTCAGCGGGTCGTAAACCTATGCCATCGTGCGACGCAATAAAATTAAAATATGCTGTGCCCATTTGTGAGGGTGGCATTGTCATCATCCAACTTTTTAGATGCTGGCAATTACCGCTAATTAAGGTGTTGAGTAGTAAAGGTGGAAGCGAAAAGTTATAAACACAATGTGCTTCGTTACCATTACCAAAGTAGCTCAAGTTTTCATGATTGGGAACATTGGTTTCTGTAATGATGACGGCTTCATTTGCGCTGTGTTCAATTAAACAGCGTATTAACCTGATCATTTCATGGGTTTGCGCTAAATGAATGCAGTTAGTACCTATTTCTTTCCATAAAAACGCGACTGCATCCAATCTAAAAATACGGATACCATAATCTAAATACAAACGAATTATTTTGATAAACTCGTAAAGTACTTCTATTTGCCGGAAATCAAAATCGACCTGATCGTGGCTAAATGTGCACCAAACATGTTTAGTCCCTTGAGGGGTAACCACTTCTCGTAAGAGTGGACTCGTTCGTGGGCGTACCACATTTTCTAAATCATCTTCGGGCGAGGCCGTAAAAAAGAAATTTTTGCCTGGATGTTTGCCTTGTTTAAAGTTGTCAAACCATAAGCTTCTGCTTGAGCAATGGTTAATAACCAAGTCAGCCATGAGTTTATAATCTTTTGACAACGCACTAATATCTTCCCATTCACCTAATGAATCGGATACTTTTGAGTAGTCCATTACGGCAAAACCATCATCGGAGCTATACGGATAAAAAGGGAGTAAGTGCAGACTATTAATAGTGCCTTTTAAATGCTTATTGAAGAATTGATGTAAACTATGTAACGGTTTTTCGGTTTCTTTTAGTAAACTATTGCCGTAAGTAATAGCAACAATATCTTCTTGATTCCAGTGATTTTGATGATTAGCTGGTGTCGGAGTATTGTCGTCCAGTCGCATAATACTCAGTAATTGTTGGCAAATTTCTTCGGCATTAAGATGCGGATAAATAAATTGAATGTGGGTAATAACTCTGTGGCTTAATTCCGAATGAGGTTGCGCTGACATAACCATACTCCATCGTTACTTAATTTTATATTGCAAAACACGAATTATGGCCAATCCCGCTCTAAGCAAGCTGGCCATATACTGACTCCTAGTTTAGGTTAACTGAATTCAGCCATATCTTCATCTACGGCTTTTATCATACGCTGGGCAATGTCTGGCACCGCGCTGGTTACTCGGTTCCAACTCGGAATAAAGGGTGTTTCCATTGGGTTGTCTAAAAAGTTTAGACCCGCTTTTAAAATGTTGTGAGCAAACAATTCAACCGCCATTTCTTCGCTGTGAATATCGAAGTCTAAGCCATTAATAATCGCATCGTTACGGTAAGTTTCAACAAAATCGAGAGCGATTCGATAATAGGTTGCTTTAATTGAGCGGAAGGTTTCGCTGTTAAATACTACACCGTTCGTGGCCAGTTTTCTAAAAATGGCTTTTGAAATATCAATCGACATTTTTGACAAACCACCTTCATCATTATCTTTTGAAAGAGATTGATGTTTGTGATCATAAGTATCTGCAATATCTACTTGGCAGAGTCGGTTGTTAGAATAGTTGCGTTCCATTTCAGATAAGACACCAATCTCTAAGCCCCAATCACTTGGAATTCGAATATCATTGATGACATCTGTTCTAAACGAAAATTCACCAGCTAACGGATAGCGATAACTGTCTAAATATTCTAGGTAATCTAAGTTACCGAATATCTTTTTCAATGCACGAAGTAAAGGTGTTACTAATAAACGGCTCACTCGGCCGTTTATTTTGCTATCAGCGACACGGGCGTAATAACCTTTACAAAATTCATAGTTAAAATTTGGATTGGCGACAGGGTAGAGTAAACGCGCTAGCATGCGTCTGTCGTAAGTTAAAACGTCACAATCATGTAATGCGACCGATTCTGATTCGCCAGAACCTAGTACATATCCTAGGCAATACCAAACGTTACGACCTTTGCCTAGCTCCTTGGGCGCTAAACCTGCTTTTTTCAATTCAGCATCTAATGCTTGTAGTCTAGGTCCGTCATTCCAAAGCACTTTTATATTTTGTGGTAACCGTGAAAAAAATTTAAGCGCGTGTGTATATTCTTCTTCCGTAGCTCGGTCTAAACCTATAACAATTTGTTTTAAATAAGGCACTTTAGCTAAATGATCTAAAATATTACTTAATGCTGGGCCTTGCAGTTCTGAATACAGTGAAGGTAATACCAGTGAAAGGGGACGCACTTTTGCAAATTCAACCATTTGCGCTTCAAGCTCTTCAGTTGAAACTGAATCCCTTGATAAGTTATGCAGTGTTGTTATAACCCCATTTTGATAGAAATCGCCCATGAATGCTCCTTTAAATATCCTAATTAATTAGAATGACGCGACATTGCGTAATACCCAAAATTGAAATGAATTTAATTCAGTTATTGATAAAAATTGCCTAGTATGCACAATTTTTCATGTCAAAGTTGAGTGCTTTAGGCTTAAACCGCAAACCTGTAATTTTAGTTTTCCAGTAAGTTTTTAATACCTACTGGGCCTGAATATTCAGTTGATTCGTATTGTATAAATGCAATATGTGCGCCATTGTTTCTTGCCAACCAGCAGGGCCGAATTTCGATGAGTGATAAACCTGTGTTGTTTTTTGCAGTTGTGGAAATGCTTTATTCGATTTTATCCAAATTGATATATCGGCAGCTTCCAGCATTGCAATGTCGTTTTCACTATCTCCCAAGGCTACCGTTATCACCTTTTGTTTAATTTGGTTTTCGTAGTAATTTTTGTACCAGTTTAATGCTAAGCCTTTATTACATTGACCTTGCACTGATAAAAAACGGCCACCTTGTAATGCGGTTAACCCTGATGATTGAAGGTGTTGAATAAATTTTAGTTTTTGTTCGTCAGTATCTTGCCAAATGAGTGGTTCAGAATAATATCGTTGGGCGCTTTGTTTCGCTTGCGTTAAATTAAGCCCTGTATGTTGAATAATTTGTTCATTGTTCCAGTCACTAAAGCCACTAAATTTAAATCCTTGTTGGCGTAGAGTACTGAGCTTTTGTAAAATAGTTTGTCGAGATGAACCTATTTGGTGCAAGTTTTTTGAGTGTGCAACTGATTCTTGATTGTTGCTACATTTTGGTGCGGGTGGGTAAATAGCCGATCCATTTTCAACAATAAAAGGGCAATCTAAACCAATATCTTGATGAAGCTGCGCAACTTCTGCAAATGTTTTACTGGTATTGCAGATGACGGGAAATTGTTTTTCTGCCAACTCATTTAAAGCGCCATTAGCTGCATCCCAACTATAATTGTTGTGATCTAATAAAGTGCCGTCCATATCGGTGAATATGAGTAATGGCTGTTTCGTTTGATTCATTAGTTTAACCCTGTCGTTTTGGTAAATTGCTGATCTTGATTTAAATAAAAAACGACGTCAGCTTCACTGGGCAAATTTTCCAGCGCGTGCTCAGTAAGGCGCTGATAGTGTTCAATAAATCGTTTTAATTCAAGTTCAGACATTACATGAGTTTGACGCTTTGATGTGGCTTTTAATTTATCTTCTTGGCGCTGTCTCCAGCGATAAACACAATCAAAATCGGGCGCTTTTAACATAATTAAATAATCAAATTGCTTGAACAGGTTAGGGTATTGCTGAGCGAGTTGGTCATTTACATAATGCCGCCACTTTGTATTGCTATCTTCTTCACTCTCAAGTCGGTTTATAGGCGTGTATAGGTCGGCTTCTGATTGTGCTTGAACCCCTACGCACCATCCTTCTAAAATAACGATATCGACCGGACCTTGGATGGTATCCCAATTGTTTTTATCTGCTCTGTCGTCCATCGCTTTATCGAATCGAACCAAAGGAACACTAGGGCAGTCAGACCCTAATTTTTTTAAGGTTTGCATAGCTAGCTGAATGTCGTGCGTGCCGGGTACACCACGTGTAATTAACAGTGGATGGATATGCTCAGCTAAATGTTTACGCTCTTTACGGGTGAGATAAAAATCATCAATTGATAAATTAGCGACTTTTAGATGCCATATTTGTGAAAGTAAATCTGTTATAAAGGCCGCCATAGTTGACTTTCCGCTGCCTTGGCTTCCATTTATCGCAACATAAAATGTGCCAGATTTTTCTTTTTGCAATTGCATCAGCCTAGCACATAGCGGTAAATATTCATGCTCAACGATCTCAAAAAAAGAATCAGGTAGTTGATGTGCTTTAATCAAATCCGCGATTAAATGTTGGGCCGGCATGTAATTCTCCTTGTTTCGCGCCTGTATATTTAATTAGATATAGTTTTGCTGTGGTAAATGATAAGCAAGTATATTGCCAGTTTTACAATGAAACTAAATTAAATAACGGTCGTTGAATTTTTTATTCTTAGAAAAAAGCACGAACTGAACTTGAGTTTCTGTATAATACCAGTAGTTTTTATATGCATATAAAGGATGGCTACGTGATTATCCAAACCGAATTTGTCGATATAGATACCCCAACGGGTGTAATGCGAACTTATATATATCGTCCTAAAGCACCAGGTAAATACCCTGCGATTATTTATTATTCAGAAATATTTCAACAAACCGATCCAATTGCTCGTTCTGCCGCAATCATGGCTGGGCACGGTTTTGTGGTGCTAGTACCTGAAGTATTTCATGAGCTAAACCCATTAGGGACAGTTTTAGCCTATGATGACGCTGGTAAAGACAAAGGCAATGCAGATAAATTTGAAAAACCACTAGAATCGCATGATTCAGATACCCAAGCTATGCTTGATTTTGTTGACCAGCAAACTTATTGCACAGGAAAAGTAGGTAGTATGGGGGTTTGCATAGGTGGCCATTTAGCATATCGTGCGGCGGTTAACCCTAATATTTTAGCGGCTTCTTGTTTATACGCAACCGATATCCACTCTAGTACGTTGCCAAGCCAAGCAAATAATGATTCCTTAACCCGTACTAAAGATATAAAAGGGGAATTATTAATGGTGTGGGGTAAACAAGATCCACATGTCCCTAATGAAGGTCGCTTTTTAGTTCATCAAAATTTAATTGATTCAGAGGTGCACTTTAGTTGGCTCGAATTTAATGCGGCTCACGCTTTTATGCGTGACGAAGGATTAGACCGTTACGATCCAGCGCTTGCCTTACAAGTGTATCAAATGTCGGTTGAATTATTTAACCGAACGCTCAAAGCCTAAATTTTAGTAAAGTATAAATAATTATGAATATTTCATTTGAAGTAGTACCCAGAACAGCCGAAGCCACAGTTGACCAACTCAACTTTGTCGCAGAGCAGTTACCCTTTATTGATACCATTAATATACCTGACTTATTACGCTTACCGATCCGCAGTTGGGACGGCGTTGATTATGTTAATCGTAATAAATATAATTTTATTCCGCATATACGCTCGATTGACTTTGATTTAAAAGAAAATAGATTGCAGCAAATTATTGAAGAAAAAGAGCTAGATAAAGTATTAATCGTTACGGGCGATCCACCGCCGGATCGTTCGCACCGCATATACCGCACACATGTAGTGGATATGGTTAGACAAATCCGAAAAGATTTCCCATCCATAGAAATTTACTGCGGGTTTGACCCTTATCGTAGTGGGGTAAAAGAAGAAAAAGATTATATCTACGATAAATTTGATGCCGGATGCGATTTTATTTTATCTCAACCCTTTTTCGATATGCGCTTATTAGATGTTTACGCTGATTTTATCCCTGCAGACAAAGTGTATTGGGGCGTTTCGCCAGTTATTACTGAAAAAAGTAAGCTTTATTGGGAAAACGTTAATAAAGTGGTTTTTCCTAAAGATTTTGAAGCAACTTATGAGTGGAATACCCAGTTTGCGATTGATGTGTTAAAACATTGCCAGAAAAATAATGCTAATTGCTACTTTATGCCGATTAGAATTAATTTAGAAAAATATTTTTTGCCTATCCGTGAGCAAATTCAGTTTTAGCTTCGTAAATTAAAATTTTTATTAAGCCAAAATTTAAGCACAAAAATTAGCTTAAATTTTGGCTTTTTTATTTATTACCGCACAGAGTGTCATACGCTAGTTTTCTTTTTCAGTTTTAGATTTGCGTTGTTGATAAACTTAAAATACTCGACCTCTTGAGCTGATAAAACCGATCTTTTTGATGCATTTTTATTATTTTGGTGCATCTGTATTAGCGTTAAAATAAAAAACTATTGGTCATTTAATGATTGCGATTGCTCGATCTAATGACGAAAATTTGTTTAGGCGCTTTAATAATAGAGATTAAAATAAAATAACCCATGGTCAATTAAATAATTACCCACGTGAACTAATTGGCTGGTTTACTTTATGCATCAGTTAGCTTGCAACGAAGCAATACTAAAATTTAATAATTGAGTGAATTTATTGAAGTTGTGAGTTAACTCTAAAAAATAAACCTTGGCTTTTGATTTAGGTCATCTGTTTTGTATACCATCTGAGCGATCAAATTAACGGCTAGTTTATCATTGGTTTTCGATAGCATAATTAATTAGTCAATTTAGTTTAATATTTTTGAAATTCTTAGCGCTTAGCTTAATCACTACAATTGTTCACGCGTATTAGTTTAATCACTGAAGCCGAGTCATATTGAGTTATTGAG is a window encoding:
- a CDS encoding GNAT family N-acetyltransferase; protein product: MSNLTLFPFTAFKQAGWRCVVIIQGDHAWRTEQATQLCQAANGNNGLIFTHTNNQTQAGIKHYQQWLGQEFDYIWIDSQVGLNPDAICALAGSIKAGGVLVLTLSQDILIDDPDIARFMPWQAQNKPHYSLFIQRLITLTKASKQAYFVSQSAQTQLTPQWLNVPTQPSKNWQKITHLTPAQIEIIDQVSQKNAGHYIITAERGRGKSATLGTIAAKIRQTSPLSSICITAPAKNCTLTCQAWFKKSLISAQVDPKNIELDFNAPDALLQNKPVYDVLIIDEAAALPAQILKQLAQIYPFIVYATTEHGYEGSGKGFSKKFINQLKLKQYTLAQFSLEKPIRWAVGDPLENWLNRVFLLNAEPNLISASAQDSITWLSKTELLQHEHKLQAVFGLLIQAHYRTTPSDLRYLLDSPDMQVCIMQNQAQQIIGVCLISIEGPLPATLASECQQGKRRPNGHLTPQLIAAQTGYDEFAKLAGWRIVRIAVDPQCQQQGHGSQLLNWLYQQATIQNIDYLASSFATSANLFKFWLKNQFNLARSSTTAETNTGLFSSLVMRPLSAPAKQLLQHIAQQNHIQIRYLLTTRYQNIPADLIWLWLSSKPIPQLPTQVSAQINMQFIHGFAFHASNYFSAQATLAMYCIDNATHVVNTVSEFESALLYRALLSQWEMKKLCLTFNLSGKKAVINKLREIFALLLVNNSK
- a CDS encoding sporulation protein; this translates as MPLLKWIEQLSQPKTFFNAKLEQSQYAPGQSIGLTLYTQGGQHEEYIQTIQARITCQFNELAQTYEQSKVLITQPTLAKNLLLQPKQHCQNFYLIELPLNCPVSNSANKINLDIVFFTATGEVYTQTYPLIIRHTQLGTYFLNALTQLGFTQTLCWVNQNKLHKQATLNYIQKFKYNNTTNPDLPDDLSVTFCFETFIDYLDVHLQIQTAQLTTEKIKFNSRFSLTEPNFAHIKQSLNQLLIKSKKYDSFKIA
- a CDS encoding DUF3334 family protein — its product is MNKPAIKSNNKTTVITTDDILVMLCKSVTDVLANANANMVTYSALVQKISKTSLKPDIGSFVLFDGGFSGLVVVNFSAAAAIEIYQSYMTNMGIPLPELSTRHTSDDVGNVMGELLNQILGDFTSLVGKELQTSITQSQPKMLTVNKQLIISIDTNLDRPQARRVTFTTQNGNIFYLELAMDRTEFIKLHDFVPEDYDPDDIIRGASEQAKKDKKDEKPDDGFDASLLDELGI
- a CDS encoding sugar phosphorylase, which codes for MSAQPHSELSHRVITHIQFIYPHLNAEEICQQLLSIMRLDDNTPTPANHQNHWNQEDIVAITYGNSLLKETEKPLHSLHQFFNKHLKGTINSLHLLPFYPYSSDDGFAVMDYSKVSDSLGEWEDISALSKDYKLMADLVINHCSSRSLWFDNFKQGKHPGKNFFFTASPEDDLENVVRPRTSPLLREVVTPQGTKHVWCTFSHDQVDFDFRQIEVLYEFIKIIRLYLDYGIRIFRLDAVAFLWKEIGTNCIHLAQTHEMIRLIRCLIEHSANEAVIITETNVPNHENLSYFGNGNEAHCVYNFSLPPLLLNTLISGNCQHLKSWMMTMPPSQMGTAYFNFIASHDGIGLRPAEGLLNDDELATLVNTITQFGGRVSWRNANGIQKPYELNISLFDALQGTFKGPDKYQIDRFICAHAIMLALEGIPGIYIHSLFGTNNDYDRVKNTSHNRSINRHQWSVEQLESELENPYSAHHKVFKRIKSLIDKRTKQPAFHPNAVQFTLQLGEKLVGFWRQSQNRQQSIFCIYNISDQTQTIAMTDINLIDTANWFDLINEKSIEDLHSDLTLAPYQSVWLTNLVHK
- a CDS encoding glycosyl transferase, whose translation is MGDFYQNGVITTLHNLSRDSVSTEELEAQMVEFAKVRPLSLVLPSLYSELQGPALSNILDHLAKVPYLKQIVIGLDRATEEEYTHALKFFSRLPQNIKVLWNDGPRLQALDAELKKAGLAPKELGKGRNVWYCLGYVLGSGESESVALHDCDVLTYDRRMLARLLYPVANPNFNYEFCKGYYARVADSKINGRVSRLLVTPLLRALKKIFGNLDYLEYLDSYRYPLAGEFSFRTDVINDIRIPSDWGLEIGVLSEMERNYSNNRLCQVDIADTYDHKHQSLSKDNDEGGLSKMSIDISKAIFRKLATNGVVFNSETFRSIKATYYRIALDFVETYRNDAIINGLDFDIHSEEMAVELFAHNILKAGLNFLDNPMETPFIPSWNRVTSAVPDIAQRMIKAVDEDMAEFS
- a CDS encoding HAD-IIB family hydrolase, yielding MNQTKQPLLIFTDMDGTLLDHNNYSWDAANGALNELAEKQFPVICNTSKTFAEVAQLHQDIGLDCPFIVENGSAIYPPAPKCSNNQESVAHSKNLHQIGSSRQTILQKLSTLRQQGFKFSGFSDWNNEQIIQHTGLNLTQAKQSAQRYYSEPLIWQDTDEQKLKFIQHLQSSGLTALQGGRFLSVQGQCNKGLALNWYKNYYENQIKQKVITVALGDSENDIAMLEAADISIWIKSNKAFPQLQKTTQVYHSSKFGPAGWQETMAHILHLYNTNQLNIQAQ
- a CDS encoding dienelactone hydrolase family protein translates to MIIQTEFVDIDTPTGVMRTYIYRPKAPGKYPAIIYYSEIFQQTDPIARSAAIMAGHGFVVLVPEVFHELNPLGTVLAYDDAGKDKGNADKFEKPLESHDSDTQAMLDFVDQQTYCTGKVGSMGVCIGGHLAYRAAVNPNILAASCLYATDIHSSTLPSQANNDSLTRTKDIKGELLMVWGKQDPHVPNEGRFLVHQNLIDSEVHFSWLEFNAAHAFMRDEGLDRYDPALALQVYQMSVELFNRTLKA
- a CDS encoding methylenetetrahydrofolate reductase yields the protein MNISFEVVPRTAEATVDQLNFVAEQLPFIDTINIPDLLRLPIRSWDGVDYVNRNKYNFIPHIRSIDFDLKENRLQQIIEEKELDKVLIVTGDPPPDRSHRIYRTHVVDMVRQIRKDFPSIEIYCGFDPYRSGVKEEKDYIYDKFDAGCDFILSQPFFDMRLLDVYADFIPADKVYWGVSPVITEKSKLYWENVNKVVFPKDFEATYEWNTQFAIDVLKHCQKNNANCYFMPIRINLEKYFLPIREQIQF